In Treponema vincentii, a single window of DNA contains:
- a CDS encoding extracellular solute-binding protein, translating into MKRIVKLCAALLIVGILLAGCEAKKPDVSQTNSEKPIEISLYYSDNATLPFKADWLTVQESEKRSNTKLHFEPIPIADYNTKVSLALNTGNGPDVILYQNTNGENGSLALNGALIPISDYPEWTPNFNAQVKKFGLEKDIDALRLKDGKYYYLPSLFDVPFYDGGLILREDILNKYGLSQPKTFDDLYVYLKKYKQDNPDSYPLTILAGPRVLYRMTMPSFGISLGKNSSTGTGVLSWDYAKGNYFAGATTEMYKSYARFLAKLYKEGLLDPEMAEPIDGDKWAQKLATGKAVATYAYYDQIGGVTGKSAIEGFKLQMYPPLAGPAGAHHQPKSRTQWGIMFPSKTAKRADFEKIVRAIDDIFFSDEGAKLWCLGVEGVTYTMENGKIKYAKEITEAPEGIYKAMQLKYGCGADTTQLVWINSREMTKYDDNYARINAEVEKMDMAIQPIPPTPLFDDAVAEEAGILRTPLLDTFEKWNNDFITGKKDIDKDWNAYVTEMNNVGIEKYLALYNEHVRK; encoded by the coding sequence ATGAAACGTATCGTTAAGCTCTGTGCCGCACTGCTGATTGTCGGTATCTTGCTGGCCGGGTGCGAGGCTAAAAAACCGGACGTATCCCAAACCAATTCGGAAAAACCGATTGAAATCTCATTGTATTATTCGGACAATGCGACACTTCCTTTCAAAGCCGATTGGCTGACCGTGCAGGAATCGGAAAAGCGCTCAAACACGAAATTGCATTTTGAGCCGATACCGATCGCCGATTACAACACGAAAGTATCGTTAGCATTGAATACCGGTAACGGCCCCGATGTAATTCTTTATCAAAATACCAACGGGGAAAACGGTTCATTGGCTTTAAACGGCGCGCTTATTCCAATCAGCGATTATCCCGAATGGACACCGAACTTTAATGCGCAAGTAAAAAAATTCGGATTGGAAAAAGACATCGATGCGCTGCGCCTTAAAGACGGGAAATATTATTATCTTCCTTCTTTATTCGACGTTCCCTTTTATGACGGCGGATTGATTTTGCGCGAGGACATACTGAATAAATACGGCTTATCTCAGCCGAAAACATTCGACGACCTCTATGTCTATTTAAAGAAATACAAACAAGATAATCCCGACTCATACCCGCTGACCATTTTGGCCGGTCCTCGGGTATTATATAGAATGACAATGCCGTCATTCGGTATCAGCCTCGGCAAAAATTCTTCAACCGGTACCGGCGTTTTAAGCTGGGACTATGCGAAAGGTAACTATTTTGCCGGAGCGACAACGGAAATGTATAAGTCTTATGCGCGCTTCCTTGCAAAGCTCTATAAAGAAGGTTTGTTGGATCCCGAAATGGCAGAGCCTATCGACGGTGATAAATGGGCGCAAAAACTCGCTACCGGCAAAGCAGTTGCCACGTATGCGTACTATGACCAAATCGGCGGCGTTACCGGCAAATCGGCTATCGAAGGCTTTAAACTGCAAATGTATCCGCCGCTCGCCGGTCCTGCAGGCGCTCACCATCAGCCCAAGAGCAGAACACAATGGGGCATCATGTTTCCGTCAAAGACCGCAAAGAGAGCGGACTTTGAAAAAATTGTCCGTGCAATTGACGATATTTTCTTCAGCGATGAAGGTGCAAAACTCTGGTGTCTCGGCGTAGAAGGCGTAACCTATACTATGGAGAACGGAAAAATTAAGTATGCAAAAGAAATTACCGAAGCTCCTGAAGGTATTTACAAGGCGATGCAGTTAAAATACGGCTGCGGAGCCGATACGACGCAGCTGGTATGGATCAACAGCAGAGAAATGACCAAGTATGACGACAATTATGCCCGCATCAATGCAGAAGTAGAAAAAATGGATATGGCGATCCAGCCGATTCCCCCTACCCCGCTGTTTGATGATGCCGTTGCCGAAGAAGCGGGTATTCTACGTACACCGCTCTTAGACACATTTGAAAAATGGAACAATGATTTTATCACCGGGAAAAAAGATATTGATAAGGATTGGAATGCCTATGTTACCGAAATGAATAATGTCGGCATTGAAAAGTACCTTGCGCTCTATAACGAACACGTAAGGAAATGA
- the rpsP gene encoding 30S ribosomal protein S16, whose amino-acid sequence MSVKIRLKKFGTKKRPYYRIVVQDVREPRDGKTIDEVGIYHPIEAEDQQIAFDADKVRGWLNKGAQPTDTVRHLLNKKQFTL is encoded by the coding sequence GTGAGCGTAAAAATCAGACTCAAGAAATTCGGAACAAAAAAGCGCCCATATTACCGCATCGTGGTACAGGATGTCCGTGAACCCCGTGATGGTAAAACCATTGACGAAGTAGGCATCTATCATCCTATTGAAGCGGAAGATCAGCAGATTGCTTTTGATGCCGATAAAGTACGCGGTTGGCTTAATAAAGGCGCTCAGCCGACCGACACGGTTCGTCACTTGCTCAACAAAAAACAATTCACGTTATAG
- a CDS encoding Crp/Fnr family transcriptional regulator produces the protein MNPLFKDIPAKELETYLTAVKAKTAIYPKDSFIFFEGDLPKALFILKSGAVQIEKNGIDGKRTIMNRFETPETVFGEVYAFLQSVPYDYSCRIIADAKILSIPANTFFASATLPAVQTKIVQNLLSILAHKAYFLNQKLLIFSSFTLRKKIAVYLLQQAHGQPKITLKLNREAMAEYLAVPRPSLSRELMNMQKDKLLTISKDTVTVNIDKLEDLA, from the coding sequence GTGAATCCGTTATTCAAAGATATTCCCGCAAAGGAACTGGAAACCTATCTTACCGCCGTCAAGGCAAAGACTGCCATCTATCCAAAAGACAGCTTTATTTTCTTTGAAGGCGACCTTCCCAAAGCATTGTTCATCCTAAAATCGGGAGCCGTCCAAATCGAAAAAAACGGTATCGACGGCAAACGGACTATTATGAACCGCTTTGAAACACCGGAAACCGTCTTCGGTGAAGTGTACGCCTTCCTGCAATCAGTTCCGTACGATTATTCATGTAGAATAATTGCCGATGCGAAAATCCTCAGTATTCCGGCAAACACATTTTTTGCTTCTGCAACACTGCCCGCCGTACAAACAAAAATTGTACAGAATCTTTTATCTATCCTTGCGCATAAAGCCTATTTCCTAAACCAGAAGCTGTTGATATTCTCTTCATTTACACTGCGTAAAAAAATAGCCGTGTATCTGTTGCAGCAAGCACACGGTCAGCCTAAAATAACGCTCAAACTAAACCGAGAAGCTATGGCCGAATATCTTGCCGTTCCGCGCCCTTCCCTATCCCGTGAATTGATGAATATGCAAAAAGACAAGCTGCTCACCATATCCAAAGATACCGTAACCGTTAACATCGACAAACTCGAAGATCTTGCATAA
- a CDS encoding ABC transporter substrate-binding protein: MNNYFNMNETVFDVTERYPETIRYLAGKGFTPLTNPVMRKLMGKKITLEKAFLSKKLDIDLCERELVEIIEQNASSGLAHIDLSLKVKSDNPLEPDDGKKTVRIEGVLPCPIRIPLLESFEAFYADYIETHQEALEKQNYKIRYDLRSANLGIDWIIDLARTGKKENLPDVLLSAGFELFFDKKLMGSFIENKEFHCALDTVNKDFCNDYIDLRDEKKNYAIIGVVPAIMIVNTALLDGRKIPETWEDILSPEFEHSVAIPFGDLDLFNSVVLNIYARFGDEGIKKLGKACSAYMHPAQMVKGGKSAATAQPVVSISPYFFSKMIDERTPLKTVWPKDGAIVAPIFMLVKKDTEALTKDFVSFFLSEKTGTVFAQSGFFPSTNPSVDNRLSADKKFSWVGWDFIYQNDIGALLEKIKADFETAAGSSSESR; the protein is encoded by the coding sequence ATGAATAATTATTTTAATATGAACGAAACGGTCTTTGACGTTACGGAACGGTACCCTGAAACAATCCGCTATTTGGCGGGAAAGGGTTTTACGCCGCTTACCAATCCGGTTATGCGCAAATTGATGGGAAAAAAGATCACGCTTGAAAAAGCTTTTCTTTCTAAGAAATTGGATATCGATTTATGCGAGCGGGAACTGGTTGAAATTATCGAACAAAACGCCTCGTCGGGTTTAGCGCATATCGATCTCAGTTTAAAGGTAAAAAGCGATAATCCTCTTGAGCCGGATGACGGAAAAAAGACGGTGAGGATTGAAGGCGTTCTGCCGTGTCCGATACGGATTCCATTGCTGGAAAGTTTTGAAGCATTTTATGCCGATTATATTGAAACACATCAGGAAGCATTAGAGAAACAAAATTATAAAATCCGGTATGATTTAAGATCGGCTAATCTCGGTATTGACTGGATAATCGATCTGGCAAGAACCGGTAAAAAGGAAAACCTGCCGGATGTGCTCCTGTCTGCCGGTTTTGAACTGTTTTTTGATAAAAAGCTGATGGGCTCTTTTATTGAAAACAAGGAATTTCACTGCGCACTCGATACGGTCAATAAAGATTTTTGCAATGACTATATCGATTTGCGGGATGAGAAAAAAAATTACGCCATTATCGGTGTTGTTCCTGCAATTATGATTGTGAATACTGCGCTGTTGGACGGAAGAAAAATACCGGAGACATGGGAGGATATCTTATCTCCCGAATTCGAACATTCCGTCGCTATTCCGTTCGGCGATTTGGATTTATTCAATTCCGTCGTTCTTAATATCTATGCACGTTTTGGCGATGAAGGAATTAAAAAATTAGGCAAAGCGTGCAGTGCGTATATGCATCCTGCCCAAATGGTAAAAGGAGGAAAGAGCGCTGCGACTGCACAGCCTGTCGTCAGTATCAGTCCTTATTTTTTCTCTAAGATGATAGACGAGCGGACTCCTCTGAAGACGGTTTGGCCGAAGGACGGCGCGATTGTCGCGCCTATTTTTATGCTGGTAAAAAAAGATACCGAAGCGCTCACAAAAGATTTTGTGTCGTTTTTCCTTTCGGAAAAGACCGGTACGGTTTTCGCGCAAAGCGGTTTCTTTCCGTCTACCAATCCGTCTGTTGACAATCGCTTATCAGCCGATAAAAAATTCTCGTGGGTCGGCTGGGATTTTATCTATCAAAATGATATCGGCGCCCTGTTGGAAAAAATCAAAGCCGATTTTGAAACCGCTGCCGGTAGTAGCTCCGAAAGCCGCTGA
- the rplS gene encoding 50S ribosomal protein L19, with protein sequence MAENLIRKIEENQKIVEKPSFKVGDTVKVHFKIIEGKTERIQIYEGLVLCFKNAGIGRTFTVRKNSYGVGVERVFPLHSPRIAKVEVVHAGKVRRGKLYYIREKIGKAAKIKTLLQKKN encoded by the coding sequence ATGGCAGAGAATTTAATTCGTAAGATTGAAGAAAACCAAAAGATTGTCGAAAAACCTTCTTTTAAAGTAGGCGACACCGTAAAGGTACACTTCAAGATTATTGAAGGGAAAACCGAACGTATTCAGATATATGAAGGACTGGTACTGTGCTTTAAAAATGCCGGTATCGGCCGGACATTCACGGTAAGAAAGAATTCTTACGGCGTCGGCGTAGAGCGTGTATTTCCGCTCCACTCACCGCGTATCGCAAAGGTAGAAGTGGTGCATGCCGGTAAGGTTCGCCGTGGCAAGCTCTACTACATCCGCGAGAAGATCGGTAAGGCTGCAAAGATTAAGACACTTCTGCAAAAGAAGAACTAG
- the rimM gene encoding ribosome maturation factor RimM (Essential for efficient processing of 16S rRNA), whose translation MDWLITGRIRGTFGLEGFLKIESCSGEYEHFLNLKEIKLQFPSEGTGTQHPELFYQVEECVVRNADALLKLRGIDSPEAAKKLHGADILVPRDMACPLERGEFYINDLCNSVLVYKGNSVGTIADVVEGGGGLLLEVSEAATGRTVYVPFRSQFIGKINIPVKQVELMHRWILE comes from the coding sequence ATGGACTGGCTCATAACCGGTAGGATTCGGGGCACATTCGGTCTTGAAGGCTTCCTTAAAATTGAAAGCTGTTCGGGCGAATATGAACATTTTCTAAACTTAAAAGAGATAAAACTGCAGTTTCCATCCGAGGGGACGGGAACACAGCATCCCGAACTATTCTATCAGGTTGAAGAGTGCGTTGTCCGCAATGCGGACGCGTTATTAAAACTACGAGGTATCGATTCGCCTGAGGCGGCAAAAAAGCTACACGGAGCGGATATATTGGTTCCTCGCGATATGGCTTGCCCGCTCGAACGCGGCGAGTTTTATATCAATGATCTTTGTAATTCTGTCCTTGTGTACAAAGGAAATTCTGTGGGTACAATTGCAGATGTAGTGGAAGGCGGAGGCGGATTGTTATTGGAAGTCTCCGAGGCTGCAACAGGCAGAACCGTGTATGTTCCGTTTCGTTCCCAATTTATTGGAAAGATAAACATACCGGTAAAGCAGGTTGAGCTTATGCACCGCTGGATTCTCGAATGA
- a CDS encoding carbohydrate ABC transporter permease: MQSRKNSFSIFNLILFIVMAFVILICIVPFIYMIALSFSDPAAIMQNKVSFLPVGFTTAAYKQIFTYPNFFKAYGNTIFYTFFGTLIALCFTSIFAYPLSKKFLRGTGTIMKLVVFSMFFSGGLIPTYLLISSLHLTGTVFAILLPFAINQFHLIILINFFKAFPHELEEAALIDGLGYFRIFTQIVVPLSTPALAAIGLYTAVFFWNDWFNGLIYLKSSQFPVMLFLRNIVNGTATMGDGAGSADMSVIGISIKAAVIIVSTLPIILLYPFLQKYFVKGLTIGSVKG, from the coding sequence ATGCAATCAAGAAAAAACTCGTTCAGCATTTTTAATCTTATCCTCTTTATTGTGATGGCATTTGTCATACTCATCTGCATTGTACCATTCATATATATGATTGCACTTTCTTTCTCCGACCCTGCCGCTATTATGCAAAACAAAGTATCGTTTTTACCGGTGGGGTTTACAACCGCGGCATATAAGCAGATATTCACATACCCGAATTTCTTTAAAGCGTACGGCAATACTATTTTTTACACTTTCTTTGGAACGCTTATTGCCCTCTGTTTTACTTCGATTTTTGCGTATCCGCTTTCAAAGAAGTTTTTACGCGGTACCGGTACTATCATGAAGCTGGTCGTTTTTTCGATGTTTTTTTCCGGAGGTTTAATCCCCACCTATCTGCTTATTTCTTCATTACATTTAACGGGTACGGTATTTGCAATACTGCTCCCCTTTGCCATCAATCAGTTCCATCTGATTATTTTAATAAACTTTTTTAAAGCTTTTCCGCACGAGCTGGAAGAAGCTGCCTTGATAGACGGACTCGGCTACTTTAGGATTTTTACCCAAATCGTTGTTCCGCTTTCCACTCCTGCTTTGGCGGCGATCGGTCTGTATACGGCAGTATTCTTTTGGAACGATTGGTTTAACGGATTGATCTACTTAAAGTCTTCACAGTTCCCCGTTATGCTGTTCTTACGCAATATCGTCAACGGTACAGCAACCATGGGAGACGGAGCCGGCAGCGCAGATATGTCGGTTATCGGTATTTCGATTAAAGCTGCCGTCATTATCGTTTCAACGCTGCCGATTATCCTGCTGTACCCCTTCCTGCAAAAATACTTTGTGAAAGGGCTGACAATCGGCTCGGTAAAAGGCTAA
- a CDS encoding EscU/YscU/HrcU family type III secretion system export apparatus switch protein: protein MDKGRDCSVALSYTFGEDIPMITASGRGAIARKIREIADKCHIPLINNPLLAEVLVDTEIGSCIPEETYQAVAAIFAFLQKKDGITGAKTN, encoded by the coding sequence ATGGACAAGGGGCGAGATTGCTCGGTTGCATTGTCATATACATTCGGAGAAGATATTCCGATGATTACCGCCTCGGGGCGCGGTGCTATTGCACGAAAGATACGAGAAATTGCCGATAAATGTCATATTCCCCTCATCAATAACCCTCTGCTGGCAGAAGTGTTGGTTGATACCGAAATAGGATCTTGTATTCCTGAAGAGACATATCAAGCAGTTGCCGCTATTTTTGCATTTCTTCAAAAAAAGGATGGAATAACCGGTGCTAAGACGAATTAA
- a CDS encoding HD-GYP domain-containing protein — protein sequence MLRRIKVEDLKEGMIFSEPLFFDDGKNRVLGKGHPVSERELSVLKQWKVPFVMTAGKSIKKSAEVTELVEELDTLPDEGGSPTAKTADKNTKKKTTEESTILQLPDILTHSELYTEYLAIILTLDIFLTEVKNRKAISPRPIDGIALRLRNLLAANRPLAISFILSAQIPERDMAKALVDTAILAETIANFMNLPEDYIDDIILGSLLHDCGMLRIPDAILNKKTALSDTEMQTVVAHTVYGYKAVLSEFVYTERVAMLVLEHHERWDGKGYPNGLDKDSIEIGARIIAVVDAFVAMTARKAYRNALLGYDAMKTLLADKGRRFDYEVIKAMIQSIGVYPIGSIVLMNDTSIVRVVGTHPEAPLRPLIRVLIDETGHLYPNNKGKLIDLKEYKNTFIVKAIDPLQYQQKK from the coding sequence GTGCTAAGACGAATTAAGGTAGAAGATTTAAAAGAAGGCATGATATTTTCTGAGCCGCTATTCTTTGATGACGGCAAGAACAGGGTCCTCGGCAAAGGGCATCCTGTTTCTGAACGTGAACTATCGGTATTAAAGCAATGGAAAGTTCCCTTTGTTATGACAGCAGGGAAAAGTATAAAAAAGAGTGCAGAAGTAACGGAACTAGTTGAAGAATTAGATACACTACCCGACGAAGGAGGATCTCCTACTGCTAAGACAGCTGACAAAAATACTAAAAAGAAGACAACGGAAGAAAGTACCATTTTACAACTGCCGGATATTTTAACACACAGCGAACTCTATACTGAATATTTGGCAATTATCCTAACACTGGACATCTTTTTAACCGAAGTAAAAAACAGAAAAGCCATATCACCCCGACCTATAGATGGAATAGCCCTGAGACTGCGTAATTTGCTCGCAGCCAATAGACCACTTGCCATTTCATTTATCCTATCAGCCCAAATTCCTGAACGAGATATGGCAAAAGCTCTAGTCGATACTGCTATTTTAGCTGAAACCATCGCAAATTTTATGAATCTGCCCGAAGATTATATTGATGATATAATACTCGGTTCTCTGCTACACGATTGCGGTATGCTAAGGATTCCTGATGCCATTTTAAACAAAAAAACTGCGCTTTCGGATACTGAAATGCAAACTGTGGTTGCGCACACCGTCTATGGGTATAAAGCTGTATTATCGGAATTTGTGTATACCGAGCGTGTCGCAATGCTTGTTCTCGAGCACCATGAACGTTGGGACGGAAAAGGCTACCCCAATGGACTTGATAAAGATTCCATCGAAATAGGTGCCCGTATTATAGCTGTAGTAGACGCCTTTGTCGCAATGACTGCACGAAAGGCTTATCGCAACGCACTGCTCGGTTATGATGCAATGAAAACTCTACTTGCAGATAAAGGTCGCCGCTTTGATTACGAGGTCATCAAAGCAATGATTCAAAGTATTGGTGTATATCCCATCGGCTCAATAGTATTAATGAACGATACCTCCATCGTGCGTGTCGTCGGCACACACCCGGAAGCTCCCTTACGCCCGCTGATTAGGGTACTCATTGATGAAACCGGCCATCTTTATCCAAACAATAAGGGCAAACTTATCGATCTAAAGGAATATAAAAATACTTTTATTGTCAAGGCAATTGACCCACTTCAGTATCAACAAAAAAAATGA
- a CDS encoding ABC transporter permease, whose amino-acid sequence MNQRTKRYFHQYWQLYAMLLLPLLYFIIFKYVPIFGNVLAFRRYRPGLGAFGTEWVGLRYFTMFFKDPAFWRAFRNTLTLSLMNLLINFPIPIIFALLLNEIRSVFFKKFVQTVSYMPRFISTVVVIAMAAEILSPSTGILNLLLKNTFDMQPIYFMNEPAYFRTLYIFTDTWQYMGWTAIIYLAAITGINEELYEAAKIDGAGKLQQILYITIPSILPTIMVMLILEIGRLLTLGFEKILLMYTPNNADVSDIIATLVYRTGLANQNYSYATAIGLFTGVIGIVLVASANAASKRLTDESIY is encoded by the coding sequence ATGAATCAAAGAACGAAACGCTATTTTCATCAATATTGGCAGCTTTATGCGATGCTTCTGTTGCCTTTACTTTATTTTATCATATTCAAATATGTCCCGATTTTCGGCAATGTACTTGCATTCAGACGATATCGTCCGGGTCTCGGCGCATTCGGTACTGAATGGGTTGGGCTGCGCTATTTTACGATGTTCTTTAAAGACCCCGCATTTTGGCGTGCATTTAGGAATACGCTGACTCTATCGCTGATGAATTTACTCATAAACTTCCCGATACCGATTATCTTTGCCCTCCTCTTAAACGAAATACGTTCCGTTTTTTTTAAGAAATTCGTACAAACGGTTTCATATATGCCGCGGTTTATTTCGACCGTTGTCGTTATTGCAATGGCTGCGGAAATTCTTTCGCCGAGTACCGGTATTTTAAATCTTCTGTTAAAAAATACGTTCGATATGCAGCCGATCTATTTCATGAACGAACCGGCCTATTTTAGAACTTTGTACATTTTCACTGATACATGGCAGTATATGGGATGGACTGCAATTATCTATCTTGCAGCAATTACGGGAATTAACGAAGAATTATATGAGGCGGCAAAGATCGACGGTGCGGGAAAATTGCAGCAGATACTGTATATCACTATACCATCTATCCTGCCGACTATTATGGTGATGCTTATTCTGGAAATCGGCAGATTACTGACACTTGGATTTGAGAAGATACTGCTTATGTATACCCCGAACAATGCGGATGTCAGCGATATTATCGCAACACTTGTATACCGCACCGGTTTGGCAAATCAGAACTATTCATATGCAACGGCAATCGGATTATTTACCGGTGTTATCGGCATTGTTCTTGTCGCCTCTGCAAACGCTGCAAGCAAACGCCTCACCGACGAAAGTATCTATTAA
- the nrdD gene encoding glutaredoxin family protein, with the protein MRTREAIDADIAAAQSDLQNVHGSTTEVYARIVGYYRSVRNWNKGKREEFSERKMFEHENPKTPLYAGQSTVVDTGTTSIQYPAFFEVYTRKTCPNCPPVKDYCNNLGIDIRYIDADTEEGIKAAAKHGVRSCPTVIMYNESEKELSRAYSVADLKAYRLTPYTAEAVIA; encoded by the coding sequence ATGAGAACAAGAGAAGCAATCGATGCTGATATTGCAGCTGCACAGTCGGATCTGCAAAATGTACACGGTTCTACAACGGAAGTATATGCACGCATAGTCGGTTATTACCGTTCCGTCCGTAACTGGAATAAGGGCAAGCGTGAAGAGTTTTCAGAGCGGAAAATGTTCGAACACGAAAATCCTAAAACGCCCCTCTATGCAGGGCAAAGTACCGTAGTGGATACGGGAACAACATCAATTCAATATCCTGCCTTTTTTGAGGTGTATACGCGGAAGACGTGTCCCAACTGCCCACCTGTTAAAGATTACTGCAATAATCTCGGTATTGATATCCGTTATATCGATGCCGACACCGAAGAAGGTATTAAAGCAGCTGCAAAGCACGGCGTCCGATCCTGTCCTACCGTTATCATGTATAATGAATCGGAAAAAGAACTTTCCCGTGCATATTCGGTTGCCGATCTTAAAGCGTATCGCTTAACCCCATATACGGCTGAAGCAGTTATCGCGTAA
- a CDS encoding KH domain-containing protein, whose amino-acid sequence MERDLVEYIAKSLVDDPSAVSVSEKETDRGIVLELRVASGDVGKVIGKFGRVAQAIRTLLMASAGRSGTRYLLEILD is encoded by the coding sequence ATGGAACGTGATTTAGTCGAGTACATTGCAAAGTCGCTTGTTGATGATCCCAGTGCCGTTTCCGTATCGGAAAAAGAGACCGACCGCGGTATTGTGCTGGAATTGCGCGTTGCAAGCGGTGATGTAGGAAAGGTAATCGGAAAATTCGGAAGGGTTGCTCAGGCAATTCGGACGCTGCTTATGGCATCAGCCGGTCGAAGCGGAACCCGTTATTTGCTGGAAATTCTTGATTAA
- a CDS encoding radical SAM protein — MRPFRKVLSVSHCGGGTNDYVPIEAVYKHIEKRKSVLHGLVISGGEALLSPVLPELILRARKAGLAVKIDTNGLLPDKVYSLLHDDALCPDMIAIDIKTAPARYHELKFCCPAGTEPSAEQPEAALKRTLMILQEKHTFCRPVEIEYRTVLVPPLVAAEDIRAISALLPSDAAWFFAPFLPGNCLNPAWNTIRPYTQAETEELIRLAGTKIPNSRLR; from the coding sequence GTGCGTCCGTTTCGGAAGGTCCTGTCGGTAAGTCATTGCGGGGGCGGTACGAATGACTACGTACCGATTGAAGCGGTCTATAAACATATCGAAAAGCGGAAGTCGGTATTGCATGGACTTGTTATTTCGGGCGGTGAAGCACTTCTTTCTCCGGTTTTACCGGAACTTATTCTACGGGCACGAAAGGCCGGGCTTGCCGTTAAGATTGATACAAATGGTTTATTGCCGGATAAAGTGTATTCGCTCCTGCACGACGACGCGCTCTGTCCCGATATGATAGCCATCGATATAAAGACTGCTCCTGCCCGTTATCATGAACTCAAATTTTGTTGCCCGGCAGGAACTGAGCCGTCGGCTGAACAGCCTGAAGCTGCACTAAAACGGACGTTGATGATTTTGCAGGAAAAGCACACGTTCTGTCGGCCGGTAGAAATCGAATATAGAACCGTTCTTGTACCGCCGCTTGTAGCTGCCGAGGATATACGTGCTATTTCAGCATTGCTCCCTTCCGATGCCGCATGGTTTTTTGCTCCCTTTTTACCGGGGAACTGTCTTAATCCCGCATGGAATACAATTCGTCCATATACACAGGCCGAAACAGAAGAACTCATTCGTCTTGCCGGAACAAAGATTCCCAATAGTAGATTACGTTAA
- the trmD gene encoding tRNA (guanosine(37)-N1)-methyltransferase TrmD, with amino-acid sequence MRFNVLTLFPEIPAAFFESSIMAKAVERGLITYNLVNIRDFAYDKHRTCDDLTYGGGAGMLLLPQPLSLALDSVQAAEKRVIYVTPSGKPFTQACAAELAREKELVFICGRYEGIDQRIIDEYVDDEISLGDYVMSSGELAALVIIDAVYRLIDGVISRESLEEESFSDGLLEYPQYTRPQIFRDRAVPEVLLSGHHEHIRKWRLEQRIRKTLAMRPDLLTAIRSSPEWTKEAELILQEITNGREFNS; translated from the coding sequence ATGAGATTCAATGTGCTGACCTTGTTCCCCGAAATCCCCGCCGCCTTTTTCGAATCGTCGATCATGGCGAAGGCGGTCGAACGGGGGCTTATTACCTACAATCTGGTGAATATCCGCGACTTTGCTTACGACAAGCATCGAACCTGTGATGATCTAACCTACGGCGGCGGGGCGGGAATGCTCCTATTGCCGCAGCCGCTTTCGCTCGCGCTCGATTCTGTGCAGGCAGCCGAAAAACGAGTTATCTATGTAACCCCTTCCGGCAAGCCTTTCACCCAAGCGTGTGCAGCCGAGCTTGCACGAGAAAAAGAACTCGTGTTTATCTGCGGCCGCTACGAAGGAATTGATCAGCGAATCATCGACGAATACGTTGACGACGAAATTTCACTCGGCGACTACGTTATGTCCTCAGGTGAGCTTGCTGCGCTCGTAATAATAGACGCGGTGTACCGCTTGATCGACGGCGTTATTTCCCGCGAATCCCTTGAAGAGGAGAGCTTTTCCGACGGTTTGTTGGAATACCCCCAGTACACACGGCCGCAGATATTCAGGGACAGAGCTGTTCCTGAAGTGCTTCTGTCCGGCCACCACGAACACATTCGTAAATGGCGGCTTGAACAGCGGATTAGAAAGACGCTTGCCATGCGTCCCGACTTGCTGACGGCAATTCGTAGTTCACCTGAATGGACAAAAGAAGCGGAACTTATTTTACAGGAGATAACAAATGGCAGAGAATTTAATTCGTAA